CTCGCGCTCGGTCCGCCCAGATTAGGCAATAACCTGCTCAGGGCGAACGAGGTGCGCGCGAGCTTTGGTGCCATCTGCCGGAAATGTTCTTGGAAGTTCCACCGGCTGTCGAGTACAACTCCCAGATATTTCATTTTGGACCCGACGCCGATGGAAACTCCGCCCACAATCAGATGAGCGCCTGGCGGTGGCGCTCGGCGAGGCCCGTGGAAACACAGGGCTTCGGACTTCTCCAGGGCCACCGTCAGGCCCAGACTCCTAATCCTGCCCACTACTTGGGCTACTCCGGCAGTAGCTAACACACTCGCTTCCCGATAGCTACTGCCCCTTGCCAACACCAGTGTGTCGTCCGCGTAACAGACGACGCTAACGCCACGGAGAGTCGGGCCGCGAAGGACCCAGTCGTAACCGACGTTCCACAGTAATGGCCCTAAAACGGAACCCTGTGGGACGCCGCACGACACTCTTCTCTGTCCCAATCCGGTAGTTGTGGGATATACCACTGTCCTGTCCGATAGGTAGGCCTTAATCGTCTCACGCAAGTACAACGGGACCCCATGAAAACAAAGGGCCTCCATTATACAAGCGTGAGGCAGCGTGTTAAAAGCGTTGGCGATATCTAAAGATACCGCCAAGACGACGCCGCCCTTAAGGACCTCCTCTTCGGCGACGGCCCTCACCCGTGCAATAGCATCGATGGTGGAGCGGCCGCGCCGGAAACCATACTGGCAGTCTGCCAAATTTGGCCCTACTCGGTCGAGGTGTTCTGTGAGGCGGGTCGCAATAACGCGCTCAAAAAGCTTACCCGCCTCCCCGAGCAGGACTATTGGGCGATACGCCGAAGGTGAATCCGCCGGTCTCCCTGCCTTTCCAATCAGTACGAGTTTCCCCGTCTTCCAGTCGTCTGGGAAAGTATGTTCCTTGAGGCACCGAGTAAGGAAAGCTCGGAACCTGTCGTCCAGTCCGTTCTTTAGGGCCAGGACCCATATGCGTCCGGGGATCCCATCGGGGCCTGGGGCGGTGTTTTTGGCCTGAAGCCGTGACACAGCCGCCCACAGTTCCCTTTCTTCCACTTCCGGGACTTCCCCGTCCGCATCGCGATTTGAAGTCGCTGGCGCAAACACCATTGATGGCGGCACAAATTCCTCCCTCATCGAGGGGAACAAGGTCTCCACTACCCTGACCAGTACTTCTGGGTCCATGCTCGCTGTTAGAGGTGGGGCCCAAGGCCTGAGTTTGCTCATCACGAGCCGATATGGCCGACCCCAGGGGTCGACTTCAAGCGACGCCAGCAGCTCCTGCCAGGCCTCCTCTTTCGCAATAGCGATGGCCACCCTGAGGGCCTTTTTCGCGTCCTGGTAGGCGGTGTAGAGGCGCCTCTCCTCTTCCTCGGTATGCCCGCTTCGTCTACGGCGACGACGGTACCTGGAGTACTGCCGCCTTGCTGACACGCAGGACACACGAAGACGACCGAGATCTTCCGACCACCAATACACCGCCGTCCGAGCCGGAGGGCGCACCACGCGGGGCATCGCGACGTCACAAATGTGCGTGACCGTTTCGTGGAGCCACTGCGACTCGGACTCTACTACTGTCTCGTTCGGTATTGGATTCCAGCTTGCGACCAGAGACGCCTGGATCGCCGCTTCCCCGTCAAGTTTTTTGAGGGCCCACCTTGGGCCGATCTCCGACGACGACGCAACACGCCCGGGACCGGAACCGCCAGGGAGGGGGGAGACGTCAAACCGAATATACCTGTGGTCAGACAAAGTCTCCACACCCTCCAGGACTGCCCAGTCCCGGACGGTTCGTGCCAGGTCCGTACTGGCGAAGGACACGTCTACAATTGAGCTACCCTGCATCCGCACGCATGTTTCCGTGTTCCCTACGTTCAGGACGACCAGCCCATTCGAGGCAAGCCACTCCTCCACCAATTCTCCCCTCGCATCCGTGGTAGGGCACCCCCAGATCGTGGACTTAGCGTTCAGATCGCCAGCCACGACGATCCGGTTTGGGCGGCACCAGGCCAGGACCGAGTCCATTTCCACGAGGAACGCTTCAAAATCAGACAGAGGCCGGTTTGGCGAGAAATATGCCGCGACCACCATCACCTCGCCGCACAGAGCCGCGACGACTCCTCGGCCCTTCCGCGACCTCCTTATCATGGCGTTGTTTGACACCGCGATTGCCGCCAGCCCATCGTCATCGCCCACCCAGTTGTTCCTCGCGGGAATGAAGTAGGGCTCAGTCACCACCGTAACATCTATCGACCACTGCACCATGCTTTGAATCAATAAATCCTGAGCTCTGGCGCAGTGGTTGATGTTGGCTTGcaggtatttattattagccGTCGTCGTCATTTTGTGGTGTTTTCTGTCTCCATCTCTACTTCTTCACCGCTCGGTGGTGATTGTGCCTGTTGCGGGCTGGCTCTGCTCGCAACAAATACTCTCCTAAGCATCCTTTTCTTGGGGGCCGAGCATATCTTGCTCCCCAAGAGATGGTTAGCTGCCTTCCCAGCCTCCGCACACAGTGTGCAGTGGGGGGCAGCATTACACTCTGCGGCGCGGTGTCCCAACTGGCCGCACCGGTAGCACTGAAGCCCCCGGTCGACCTCCGCAGTACACCGCGCCTTGACGTGGCCAGAGTGAAGGCACCTGAAGCACCTCAGCTCCCTTCGTTCTAGGAGCTTCACTCTGGCCGAGACCCATCCGACGAGGAGCTTCCCCTCAACCACCCTCTTGGCGGCTTCAACGGGGCAGGAAACCCACACGGCAAATAGACCGGACCTCTCCTGGCGGAGTGTGCCAACTTTGATACAGTTTGCCGCGCATCCGCCTTTAGCCGCGACCGCGGCTGTGACTTCTTCTTTTGTGACGGAATCGTCTAGTCCCGCCACTATCATCTCCGACATTTTAGTTGGACGGGAGACGGTGATGTCGCCTCCGTTCCCGAAGACCTCGCGAAGCCTCTCCGCGAGGAGGTCCGCCTTTGGCGCGCTAGTGGCACCGGGGATTTCGATGATGGACGCCCCGGTTGCCGCCCGCTTGAAGCGGACGCTCTCAATTTCTAGGTCCTTGAGGTTCACCTTTTGTTTTGCCTCAGCGAGAGCCTTGGCGTATGTGACCCCCTTCTCCACAGCCGTGGGATGTAGAGTCACCACGACTGCCGAGGTCTTGGGGGCCCGCAGCTTAGGCGAGGACCTGACCTTCTCTTGCCCCTTCTTCTTCGTCGTGGGCACCGATCTGGTGGTAGTCGGCGCCTTTTCTCTCAGGCCCCTCTTAACCACCGACGCCATGGTCTCCTTCATGGAAGCAGGCGCCGGCGGGAGGGGACGTCCCGTCTCTGGTTTCTTGGCCTTGCCCTTCTTTTTAGCGGCCTTCTTTTTTGTCTTCGCCTTTTGGCCCGGATGGGCAGATTGGGCCGCGGCGGAAGAAGAAGAAGCGACGGCCGGCGCCAATGTAGAGGTGGGCGCCTTCTTTTTCCCTTTTGCGCCAACCTTGATCCAGCCCGATTGGACTGTTTCAGGGAGGCGCACTTCAGGCAATTCCGCCTGGGTAGTCTCCAGTGTTTGGCGTGGACGGCTTGCCGGGGGTGGTGGTCTGGCTTCCGCCTCGCGCCTGTCATGAGCCAGTGCCGGTCGCAGGCGAGGCTCCGGATTTAGGCGCGGCTCTAGCCCGTCTATTCGGGCGTTGAGCCGGTCCGAGAGCCTGCTCAAGATCCGGTTTTCTAATTCCTCCTCCGTGGGTTGCGGGCATGCCGCTGTGACGGGTTTGGGTGACACCCCCGCCTGCGACACGCACGCCTTCAGCTCAGCCACCTCTTTCTTTAGTGCAGCCATCTCCGCCTGTAGGCGGGAGTTGGCCGCTCGCAGGAGCCTCGTCTCCTCATTGACGTTCCGTGACGTTAGACGTTTTGCCGCCGCCCGGATCTGCGCAACCGCCTCCTTAAGCGCCTTTTTAGAGGTCCCTTTTAGGTTACTTGATTTGTCGCAGACGGCCGCCACTGCCGCTGCGCCAAGCTCAATTTGTCCGCCGAGTTCAACTGAGCCCAGCTCATCTTCGTCTTCTATTTCAGATGCGGAGGTCTCTGAGAGTCGGACCCCCGCTCTGGTCGATCGCAGCCCCATCGTAAGCTCGGCGACGTCCTTCTCCGCTTCCCACTCGAGTTGTCGCCGGGTGGCCAATGCCAACTCCCGTTTCGCTTTGGCGAGCCCAACGTAGTCTCCTGTTGTAGGCGGCCGCCCTCGGCCCTTCCTTGTTCCTGCCACTTTGGGCGAGGGACCCGTCTCTATATCGCCTGCCGCGGCGGCTAGATGCCGCTTCCGACCAAGACTCCCCCATTGTCCGGGGTGCTGGTCTGCACGGTTCTCTGGTGCCTCAATCTCCATGTCGGATTCCGACGTGTCACTGAGTGTCGGTCTGCGCTGTTGTTGGGCGCTAGGCGCCGCGATGGGAGCGCGCTCCAGCCGCACTCTCACTTCCTTTAGTTCGACGCCTTCTATTGAAGGGCGCCTCGTCACCTCCGAGTCCAAATCTCTTGCTATCAGTTCCATAATTCTAGCCTGGGTCGTCGTTGTTGTCGTATTTGAAAGGCAGTCCttgccccccccagaatacgaGGGGCAGCCCGCGGCCGAAGCCACGGGGAGGGATTCTCCCCCGG
This genomic stretch from Papilio machaon chromosome 29, ilPapMach1.1, whole genome shotgun sequence harbors:
- the LOC123722698 gene encoding uncharacterized protein LOC123722698, translating into MTAFKAVRDLTLYQRRFPVSDNTGKKYMMASPNRLLPQEGTSGIAGGESLPVASAAGCPSYSGGGKDCLSNTTTTTTQARIMELIARDLDSEVTRRPSIEGVELKEVRVRLERAPIAAPSAQQQRRPTLSDTSESDMEIEAPENRADQHPGQWGSLGRKRHLAAAAGDIETGPSPKVAGTRKGRGRPPTTGDYVGLAKAKRELALATRRQLEWEAEKDVAELTMGLRSTRAGVRLSETSASEIEDEDELGSVELGGQIELGAAAVAAVCDKSSNLKGTSKKALKEAVAQIRAAAKRLTSRNVNEETRLLRAANSRLQAEMAALKKEVAELKACVSQAGVSPKPVTAACPQPTEEELENRILSRLSDRLNARIDGLEPRLNPEPRLRPALAHDRREAEARPPPPASRPRQTLETTQAELPEVRLPETVQSGWIKVGAKGKKKAPTSTLAPAVASSSSAAAQSAHPGQKAKTKKKAAKKKGKAKKPETGRPLPPAPASMKETMASVVKRGLREKAPTTTRSVPTTKKKGQEKVRSSPKLRAPKTSAVVVTLHPTAVEKGVTYAKALAEAKQKVNLKDLEIESVRFKRAATGASIIEIPGATSAPKADLLAERLREVFGNGGDITVSRPTKMSEMIVAGLDDSVTKEEVTAAVAAKGGCAANCIKVGTLRQERSGLFAVWVSCPVEAAKRVVEGKLLVGWVSARVKLLERRELRCFRCLHSGHVKARCTAEVDRGLQCYRCGQLGHRAAECNAAPHCTLCAEAGKAANHLLGSKICSAPKKRMLRRVFVASRASPQQAQSPPSGEEVEMETENTTK